The sequence CTGAAAAACATCGTTCAATAGACAAAATGTCAAATAAAATGCCATATGGATTCGACATAACAGAGAATTTCCGCTGGGACAATAAAGCAAAAATGTTTTCAGAAAAACAAGATCCTATAAGGAAAATAGAGTCTTTTAAACCAATCTTATGCGTTGAATGTGAAAAGTTTGGGTCAAGGTATAACTTAAAATTAGACACTGTGCAATTTATTTTATACAATATTAATAAATTCTATATCTTTGCCATAGTTCTAAAATCTTAAAATTCTAAAATCTAAATTTATGAATAAACTATTAAAATTGTCTATGGTTGCTGGTTTTGCAGCATATTCTATCTTTGTCCAGGCTCAAGACAATCCCACATCTTTGAAGAACATATCAGATAAGGATGCTGTGTCGGTAACTAAGAAACTGAATATGCGCATATATGGTGGCCCTTCTATGGATTTTATGTACGAAGGTGAACACTCTGTAATGAAAGGTGGTCGATTCGGCATGAATGGAGGCTTCGAGGTTAATAAAACTTTTTCGAAAAGAGCGTATGGTATTATAGGCATTGGAATCACATCTGGAGGCTTTGAAAGATGGATAAATGATGATCCTTCTGTTAAAAGTAAAACTTCCTTTGATCAAATAACGGCATTAGAGGTTCCAATAGGGTTAGGTTTTAATTTAGGAAAAGAGTCTCCAAGAGGGTTTTTTACAAACTTCACCTTAATCAATAGCGTTACATTAAGATCGGAGTCAAACTTCACCATTGTCCCTTTTGGAAGTTTCGCTGCTAGTTCTAATCAAGTGAACAATACCTTTGACAATTTTAACTTAGGCGCTAGAGCAGAATTTGGTATCAAAACTAAGTTTGAAGGAAATAGCTATGCTGCCTTCAGTTTAGCACCAAGAGCGATGTTTTACAATAGATTCTCAACTAATACTAAGCAATTTACAGGCCTAAGCATAGCAGCACTTATGAGCTTCTACTTTTAATTAATTATAACATTAAATTATAGAGTCGGCTTTTTGGCCGACTTTTTTTTTCATTAGTCAAAATTTCTACAGTGAAGAGACCACTAGCTTTAGCATCCGATTTTTTTCAAGAAAGGCGAAATCAGTTTTTAAAAAACCTAAAACCAAACTCAATTGCTATCTTTCATTCAGGAGATATCTTTCATAAATCTGCAGACGCTAATTTTTCTTTTTTTCAAAACCCAGATACGTTTTATCTATCTGGCATAGACCAGGAAGAAACCATTTTAGTTTTATTTCCAGATGCACCTAACCCCTTATGGAAAGAGGTGTTGTTTATACGTGAAACGAGCGAATATATCAAAGTTTGGGAAGGATTTAAATATACTTTAGAAGAAGCTAAGACTATCTCGGGTATTGCGAATGTCAATTGGAATAAGAGTGCTGATAGTTTGCTTAAAACAATGATGCATTATGCAGAGCACATCTATGTAAACCTGAATGAGCACGATAGAGCAAGTTATGATGGAGATTATATGGATTTGCGAAAGTTGAGAGGTATTCAACGAGATTTTCCAGCACATAAATATGAGCGAAGTGCTCCTATTCTGGGTAGATTGCGAATGGCAAAAACCAAGGAAGAAATAGATGTCATGCAAAAAGCGGCGGATATTACCACAGAGACATTTGTAAAACTTTTAAAAGAAATAAAGAATTTCAAATCGGAACACGAAGTGGAGGCGTTTATTTTGTATGAGTTTCATAAGAATCAGGCGATTCAAGCATACAATGCCATTATTGCTGGTGGTCAGAACTCATGCATTTTACATTATAATGACAACAATAGGCCATTAATCAAAGGAGAAATATTGTTGATGGATTTTGGTTGTTCGTATTCAAACTATGCTTCAGATTTATCTAGAACGATTCCTATAGGAGGCAAGTTTTCTGCACGTCAAAAACAAATTTACAATGCTACCCTAGATGTTTTTAAGGCTGCCAAAGAAATCGCAAACACTAGCCTTAGCCTCATGGAATGGAATAATGAAGGCAAGAAAATAATGGAGCAAAAATTGATTGAAATAGGCTTGTTAGATAAAGTCGATGTTAAAAATCAAGATCCAAACAATCCGCTTTATAAAAAGTATTTTCCTCATGGATTGGGTCACTATTTAGGTTTAGATGTACATGATGTGGGAAATCATTATATAAAAATGCCGGAAAACGCAGTGATAACCAATGAGCCTGGTATATATATTTGGGATGAAAATTTGGGAGTTAGAATAGAGAATGATTTAGTTATTACCTCAAATAGTGTTTTAGATCTCATGCAAAATTGCCCAATAGAGGTAGAAGAAATAGAGGATTTAATGAGCTAAGTTTATGTTTAAAAGAATATTAGCTGGTTTGTTTTTCATAGTTAATTTAAGTAACGCACCCAAGGCCATTGGTAATCTCAATAAAGGTTTGGCTAGTCAAGATTATTATGCAAGTGGGAGGGGATTCACCTATTTTATTAGCTGGCTTATTTTTTTCGGTTTGATAATTTGGTTATGGAAAAGTGGTGGCAAACAAAGAGAGAGTAACTCTGAATAATTATGCAAAATTTAATTTCCCAGTATAACCTAGACTCAAGGATTGATTTACTGGGAAAGGCGGAACTTAATTTGTCAAAAACATCTTTTGATGCATTAGTCTATTATCATACAATAAAGAAAAATAAAGGTAGACACTTGTTTTTCTTGAATACAGAAGAAGATGCAAAAAACTTATTACATGATTTACAGTGCTTAAATGTCGAGTGCGAGTGTGTTTTATTAGAGCCGTCCTTTACGATAAAAAATAATCACCTAGAACCAACTAGACATAAGCAAATTTTGAGGCAACGAGCTTTTGAGTCTTTTAGACAGCTTCCTGAAATCGTTTTGATAGCTTATCCTTTATCCCTTATAGAGAATACACTCATCTGTTCCTCGCAAGATTTAAGAC is a genomic window of Chitinophagales bacterium containing:
- a CDS encoding aminopeptidase P N-terminal domain-containing protein, with translation MKRPLALASDFFQERRNQFLKNLKPNSIAIFHSGDIFHKSADANFSFFQNPDTFYLSGIDQEETILVLFPDAPNPLWKEVLFIRETSEYIKVWEGFKYTLEEAKTISGIANVNWNKSADSLLKTMMHYAEHIYVNLNEHDRASYDGDYMDLRKLRGIQRDFPAHKYERSAPILGRLRMAKTKEEIDVMQKAADITTETFVKLLKEIKNFKSEHEVEAFILYEFHKNQAIQAYNAIIAGGQNSCILHYNDNNRPLIKGEILLMDFGCSYSNYASDLSRTIPIGGKFSARQKQIYNATLDVFKAAKEIANTSLSLMEWNNEGKKIMEQKLIEIGLLDKVDVKNQDPNNPLYKKYFPHGLGHYLGLDVHDVGNHYIKMPENAVITNEPGIYIWDENLGVRIENDLVITSNSVLDLMQNCPIEVEEIEDLMS